A window of Armatimonadota bacterium contains these coding sequences:
- a CDS encoding CHAT domain-containing protein codes for MSAIRLLRQSGKLNEAEQHLRVLLKKDQNCSEISHLINIEAVRVFGELGYTEEALAHGRIAVRNADSPVQESNAVRELAIVGFTISDLSLVTDCEARLGELGSDEIVQINLLTVKMLLAHMNNDFAADLRLARQKLNIIKGLGSDEINLENLAAAYGDVGSRYARIGEHNAAKSALVQSLRIWERIGKRPLAWANAASCLVELDLSDPHGVWHTLQEWSGESTSNTLVRTGIIGLEIRTRYRAGNFHGVIDLEATYLHHLDGVPDQVIDLSALVDLILAHCYLGGQVCQECDIDRFELWKGCTWCNSKPERLRRHLPRVESLLDVLVRTVRRFCLKIGRRTKHELVRLNQLLESVSSALLLIGGSSLHRAVEIEDRFGSIAQLLSETEEPRNKEWIVASVESTFVETGTAESSSRIQVSDFKFISQLLLSRKLQRDEYREGTLVIKVYRDQFWVHLYSSKMGSRVWSVSAIHLTAELRKHLLNVRCGDRMATEATLRSLSDLLRVSEMLGCVRKLGRVRVYLDDQLAGLQIGTLVLTDERGVLTALGSLVGLVSGSYTQGVRSEDSGVGSSVFAADGFRKVGLHELPLGCEEAARVGELLEVRPFLRNEASADRFLDSLRTSRVVHIVTHGDDRHGSNGLLLSDGSNGLCHVSPAMICREKVLVDILFLSCCNGFLRRPTFGYHVSLVNAFLFSGAKCVLYYPRKVRDVEALENAESLYMLLHSGMTVEEALMDMHSVDKGSRVSQIEVAGDSTVRLN; via the coding sequence TTGTCCGCGATTCGACTGTTGAGGCAGTCGGGGAAACTTAATGAGGCCGAGCAACATTTGCGAGTCCTACTAAAGAAAGACCAAAATTGTTCTGAGATTTCGCACCTAATCAATATCGAGGCAGTCCGAGTCTTCGGCGAGCTTGGATACACGGAAGAAGCTCTGGCCCACGGCAGAATAGCAGTGCGCAATGCGGATTCGCCCGTCCAAGAGTCGAACGCAGTTCGAGAGCTTGCCATCGTGGGCTTTACCATTTCGGACTTGAGCCTCGTGACGGATTGCGAGGCCAGGCTTGGGGAACTCGGCTCCGATGAGATCGTCCAGATCAACCTCTTAACTGTAAAGATGTTGCTGGCACACATGAATAATGATTTTGCCGCCGACCTTCGGCTAGCTAGGCAAAAGCTCAACATCATCAAAGGTCTGGGAAGCGACGAGATCAATCTGGAGAACTTAGCAGCTGCCTACGGCGACGTTGGCAGTCGCTATGCTCGGATTGGAGAACACAATGCCGCAAAGAGTGCACTTGTGCAATCTCTACGCATTTGGGAAAGGATTGGAAAACGGCCCCTGGCATGGGCTAATGCTGCATCTTGTCTCGTCGAACTTGATCTCAGCGATCCGCATGGAGTGTGGCATACGCTCCAAGAGTGGTCAGGTGAATCGACGTCGAACACTTTGGTGCGAACGGGGATCATCGGCCTAGAAATTAGAACTCGGTATCGTGCTGGTAATTTTCACGGAGTAATCGACCTTGAAGCTACTTACCTTCATCACTTGGACGGCGTTCCCGACCAGGTTATCGATCTCTCCGCGCTTGTCGATCTAATTCTTGCGCATTGCTATCTTGGCGGCCAGGTTTGCCAGGAGTGCGATATTGACCGATTTGAACTATGGAAGGGGTGCACTTGGTGCAACAGTAAGCCAGAGCGACTTCGAAGACACTTGCCTCGCGTGGAGTCACTTTTGGATGTGCTCGTCAGGACAGTCCGGCGATTTTGTTTAAAGATTGGTAGGAGAACCAAGCACGAACTTGTTCGTCTAAACCAGCTACTTGAGTCAGTTTCAAGTGCGCTGTTGCTAATCGGCGGTTCTAGCCTCCATCGAGCAGTTGAGATTGAAGATCGTTTTGGATCAATTGCACAATTGCTGAGTGAGACTGAAGAGCCTCGCAACAAGGAGTGGATAGTCGCGTCTGTAGAGTCCACATTTGTAGAGACGGGTACAGCAGAGAGTTCAAGTCGCATTCAAGTCAGTGACTTTAAGTTCATCTCGCAGTTATTGCTAAGTAGAAAGCTTCAGAGGGACGAATATCGCGAGGGCACTTTAGTAATCAAAGTATACAGGGACCAGTTCTGGGTTCATCTTTACAGTAGTAAGATGGGAAGCCGTGTTTGGTCTGTTTCTGCCATCCATCTAACTGCGGAGCTTAGAAAGCATCTGCTCAATGTGAGATGTGGTGATCGTATGGCAACCGAAGCAACTCTTAGGTCACTTTCTGATCTCCTTCGGGTGAGCGAAATGTTAGGGTGCGTGAGGAAGTTGGGCCGCGTCAGAGTGTATCTCGACGACCAACTCGCTGGTTTGCAGATAGGAACCCTGGTTTTAACTGATGAGCGTGGAGTCCTCACTGCATTAGGATCACTAGTCGGTTTGGTGTCAGGGAGCTATACACAGGGGGTCAGGAGTGAAGATTCCGGAGTGGGTAGCTCAGTGTTTGCTGCTGACGGGTTCAGGAAAGTAGGCCTCCACGAGTTGCCCCTCGGATGCGAAGAAGCGGCTCGTGTGGGAGAGTTACTTGAAGTCAGACCTTTCTTGAGAAACGAGGCAAGCGCTGATAGATTTCTAGATTCGCTCCGCACCTCTCGGGTAGTTCACATAGTTACGCACGGAGACGATAGGCACGGTAGCAATGGACTGCTGCTCTCAGATGGCTCTAACGGGCTGTGCCACGTGTCTCCCGCAATGATTTGTAGAGAGAAGGTGTTGGTAGATATACTGTTCCTCTCCTGTTGCAACGGATTTCTGCGGCGTCCAACATTCGGCTATCACGTCTCATTAGTCAATGCATTCTTGTTCTCGGGAGCAAAGTGTGTGCTCTATTACCCACGAAAGGTGCGGGACGTGGAGGCGCTGGAGAATGCCGAAAGCCTCTATATGCTTCTGCATTCCGGCATGACCGTTGAAGAGGCGCTCATGGACATGCACTCAGTCGACAAAGGAAGCAGGGTAAGCCAAATTGAAGTGGCAGGCGACAGCACAGTTCGGCTGAACTAA